CTTATGAAATTAACTTTCTGATGCTGTCAAACAATGTAAGGTTAGGCATTCCCTCAGGGGCTGAAAAGTGTCTTAAATtattcctctttatttttccttcctaaaatgAAGGTGGGAACCCCCTGAGGAGCTGTTTCCTACCCAAAGTGGGAGTGCTGGGCCTGCTGCTGACGGCGCCCACACTCAGGCGAGGGACTGTGATCCTGCCTGCTGTGGAGGAGACCTGTGGGGAGAGAGCCAGGGAATCAGGGAATGGCCTGGAATAAACAGGAAAGTCCCCCCACACTGAGGCATTCAGGGCTtcccagcaaaggaaatattttccttctaaaGCAGAAACAACTGAGGTGGAAGTCAAAAATACTCTTTAATATCTACACCAAAGCCTGACCTGTCCCCCTGACAACCTGACATTAAACGTGACAGTTTAATAAAGATCAATTTATGAAACTGATCTTCAGGGAAAGGGTGGGcaggcattggaaggggctgcccagggaggcgttggagtccccatccctggaggtgtccagggaatGACTGGAAATGGCACTcaatgccctggcacaggctggatttgatgatcctgGAGGGCATTTCCAGcctcaatgattctgtgattctgaagtATTTCTTTAACACTACAATACTCCCATAAATTTTCCCACAtttcaaaatttccatttaaacTCAACCAACAACAAACTACAAATCCAGCCTGGAGACCTCCGAGCTGGCACGCACAGGCCAATATTCACCCTCACCTTTCAGAGCTGTGGAAAACCGCAATTTAAcacccctcccaccccccaggGGTGCATCCCCAATCCCTGAGCCATCCTCACCTTCTTCTGCAGGGATTTCAGGCGGTAGTTGGGGGCAGTCAGGCAGTACCTGTCGGGCGGCAGCCGCGGGCCCGAGTAGGGCTTGATCAGCGGCAGCGGCGTCTGGTTCTTCTGGCGGGCAATgtccagcaggaactgcagagACACGGCCTCAGCCCCGAGTCTGGGCACACCCCCGTGTCCTGGTGACATCCCAGTGTCCCACTGACATCCCCGTGTCTGGTCACACCCCTGTGTCTCAGCcacatccctgtgtcccactgACATCCCCATGTCCTGGCCACATTCCCACGTCCCAGCCTCATCCCTGCGTCCCAGTAACATCCTTGTGTCCTGGCCTCAGCCCTGTGTCCTGGCCTCATCCCTACGACACCCCCATTTCCTGGCGACACCTGTGTCCTGGTGACATCCCTGTGTCCAGGCCTCAACCCCGTGTCCTGGCTACATCCAAGTATCCGGTCAgatccctgtgtcccagcaaCATCCCCGTGTCCCGGTGACATCCTCATGTTCTGGCCTCATCCCCGTGTCCTGCTCTCTTTCCTTGTGTCCCAGTGACACCCCTGTGTCCCAGCCACATCCCTGTGTATTGGCCtcatccccgtgtccccgcgcCAGCCCCATGTCCCAGTGACATCCCCGTGTCCCGGtgccagccccgtgtccccgccCATGCCGGCGGCGCTCACGTCGCGGGGCGGGGGCGAGGTGAAGGACTGGTCCGTGCGGCACTGGATCGCCAGGCGCACGTCGTCTGCGTCCACGCTGGACTTCTTGGCATGGCTCGAGTAGATCTTGGCGTCCTCCAGGATGGTGGTGACGTATCCTGGGGGAAACGGGCTCTGGGTTCCATCAAATACTCCCCAGCCCCACCGTGCTCTCGCCCGGCTGGCACTGAAACCTCTGCGGGTACTGCTCAGACTGCCCGAGGGCAGCGCTGACGGGATAAcgggaaggaattcttcctggcacagggtgcccagagcagctgtggctgcccctgcatccctggaagtgtccaaggccaggttggacgcGGCTTGGAGCACgctgggacagtggaaagtgCCCCTGCCAAACCATGCTGGgtttgtgattctgtaattaaaGAGTCACAGAATTTCAGCCGGAAAAGATCTCCGCGGTCTCCGGGTCTGACAGGGGAGCCCCCGCGGAAACACGGACTCACAGAGCACTTCCCTGCTCCATACAACACTTCCCTGCTCCACGCAACACTTCCCTGCTCCACCCGCGACTTCCCCGCGCACttcccgcccggccccgcttACTGTAGGCGAACTCCAGCATCTGGTTGATGACGCGCGGCTCGTACTCGGTGATGCCCATGTCCTTGAGGATCTGCGCCATCACCTGCGGGACGGACACAGGCACCGCTCAGCCTCCCGTGCTCCCGGTACCCCCCGGTCCCACCCGGATCCCCCCGGACCCCACGGTACCTGCGCGTCTTTAGGGGCGCTCTTGGGAGACGCCATCTTGGCCGCCTCCATCGTTTCCGGTCATGTGACGCAAGGGGCGCGGCTACGGCGGCCGGGAGGGCGGCGTTACTATGGAGACGCGGCCTAGCGGGGTTGCCAAGGAGATGCGGCCTTGCAGGTCAGAAATTCACTTTACTATAAATATTCATGAGGACAAACTGATGCACAGACCAAATCTGCTGGATTCAAGTGactgttttcctgctctccctgctgcagacaGCCCAGTGCCTCCCATCTGCCCTGTGGTGATGCCGGAGGGgatgttttattatttcattaagAGCTCTGAAGTCACTTTTTAAAGTGCCAGCAATCCCAGGATTAACTAAAAATTACAGTGTGCTCCCACTGTTCTGAAAATAACAGGTTCCACTTTGGAAGCgaatttaaaagctttttaaaactgGTTTTCATGGCAGCTGAATGGATTGGGAAGCCACTTAGAGCCCATTCCATGTGAGTTTTGTAAAAGTTTCTCACTTTCTGAggcaaaacagaacaaaaaataaagttttgttGTGATTTTGTCAGGCAGGCAATCAGCAGTGTTGCAGAAGCAATTGCAATGTGTTGTTATAACCCGGGATGGTCTgactgcagccaggcctggaggatgtgctggggactcccatcccagctcctcagagACAGGGACAAACCAAGAGCTGCTCCCTCTGATCCGCCCTGCGGAacattccagcagcagctctggtaCTCCCCATCCACACGCAGGCAGGCATTCAGCACCTGGatcagccagcctggctggagacacatcccagccctgccctgggtttgggaccagcctgggggagcaggagcagccccatgGCTCCAGCAGcgcctggaggagctggaaaacCCTCACCCAGCACGAGGGGCAGGCACGGGATCCCTGTGCCAGAAtcctgtgctgaggcagctcAGAGGCCAAGTCATTTGACTTCCATGAGTCAGAGTGTGTTACACAAAAACAtcctgggaggagggagggaggaggaattCCAGTCGCTGACCTTCTACAACTAAATCcacttttctttccccttgttTTAGGAAAGAGGGGGAGAGCAGCTCTTCCACAGGCTGGGATCAGGCTGGGATCAGCACATGGATGGAGCTGGAGGCTGCCACATTGTTTATTCCTGAGGCTGGAAAGAAAATGATGGTTTGCACTTCTGTGGGGCTTGGGATTTATCTTTAAATCCAGTGCACTactcctctgctccctctgtgccacctTCTCCACCTGCTCACAGGTGACTTTCCATGCTGGGAAGCACAACCAGGAGCTCCTTGCAGGATTTCTGtgaggaaagcagcaggagaagacagggagagccctgtcccccaggcagccacctgtccccaggccacAAACACCTTCCTGGCCGTGGGTGCTTCTCCCCATGGATACCCCTGTGGGGCACAGCCATGCTGGGAATcatggggctggaaaagccctccaagaccATGGAGTCCAAGGTGTGCCTGACCCCCACCTtgtcacagccccagagcactgagtgccacctccagtccttccctggacacctccagggatgggaactccACCACCTCCCGGGGCAATTCCAATGTTTAACAaccttttccatgaagaaattcccgCTGATGTCCAACCTAACCCtctcctggcccagcctgaggctgttccctctcctcctgtccctgttccctggaagcagagcctgacccctccggctgtcccctcctgtctgttgtgcagagccacaaggtccccccgagcctccttttccccatgATAAACACACAAAGACACATTGCCTAGGCACCACACACTGGCCCAATGGAAGAGCAGCcacccttcccctctgctcagccactGGGCTGCTTTCAGTGTTGGAAAACAGGAAATGGGGTCATGGTGTGTCCTGGCCCCGCGCCGACGCCTCCGTCTGCCGCGGGTCGTTCATCCCGGGCAGCTGCGGCCAGCTGGGAATcatctgctggagaaacaggagcacagcctgggcacgTGGCTCTGCTCAGGGTGCAGGATTTAAATCCCATAAATTTgaaatccctggaagtgttcaaggccaggatggatggggcttggagcagcctgggataggggaaggtgtccctgtctggcagggaggggaacaagatgagctttaaggtccctcccaacccaacccaacccgTTCCACCATTCTATGAAATTTCACtgggaatttcttcccagacaAGATTTGTTGAGGTGTTCAGGGTGCAGCcgtgcagagccctggcacaaGGACAGCTTTTCTTGTTGGGAGGTGTCCAAATCTGCAAGAACAACTCCAGCCAGAGCTTCTGCCTCTTGGAAAGGGCAGCAGGAATCTCCCTAACATCAGATCTGGGATTTGCTGGACAAtgcagtgcctgtgctcagctctgacCTTTCCAGCACTAATCCCACACTATTTGGCTCCACAAAACTCTGGCATTTGAGCAGTCCTTGGGAGCAGAAGAGTTGCAAAGAGCCAAGCTCAGAGGAAGAGGTTTGTTTTGTAGCTGAGCCCTCATTTCTGCTAGAGCCCCATTCCCAGGTTTTGGAGGAATTCTGAGGACTGTGAGgacatcctgctgctgggtgtccctgctccctctggcCCTGTGCTTCCAGTTTCCCAGAGCCTTCCCCTGGGATTCCCTCATGCTGGCCCCTACTCCTCTTGCCTCCTCCACCCCAGCATTTTCCACCTCCTCACCCCTGATTGTTCCTCAAGTGGAAAGTTTACCCAGGCTGATTGTCCAGCTGTCTCTTTGGGAATGATGTTCAAATAAAGCCTTTCCCATCTTATCTTTATCAGATCACTAAGGCACTGTCAAAAAAATTCCGCAATCTGCAGTAAATGCTGGAGAAGAGCTTAAGGGGGAAAAGCCCTGAGTCAACACAAAATGATGGAAAATTGGCAATCAGCCCCAAACAATTCAATTTCCAGTATCAAAGAACTGTCCTACCTCACCTGGAAACTGCAGGTCCTTCCCGCAATGTGAGGAGAAATGGAAGTGATATTCCAAGGGTCCCAAATTAATTCAGCCGTTAATGACACTGAGCACGTTCCCTTCCCTTACATTACACATGACACAAGTGAGACTAAATCCCACAAAACCACAGGAGCTCGGAGTCAAATTTGAATACATTTGTATTATTTATTGGctgtattaaatatattatctATTTGATAGTTACAATTTAGTAATACAATGCATGGCAGCTTTAACATACGTTTGAGATACCTCAAAAATGACAATACAAGAAAACTGAAGATACCTAAAATACATTAATGCCACGAGGGTACATCCTTCTGGAATGGGCAACAGCTGATGGAAAATCCGTATTGCAGTACAAATCCCAGATATTTACTGGAAACATGAGCATTTTGTGGCAATCACAAAAGGATTCGATTTCATTTTTTAGCAGTGATGACTTGTTAGTATTTACTCTGCAATCCTAATTTCAGGGCTATTATTGCCAAATAAACTTCTACAAGTTGGTTCAAAGGAGTTTAAAAAGAACCCTTTGGCAACGGAGATTTGCTGCAGGCAGTTTATCTGCTAAAGGGAGACTATgaggaaaataaagacagaTTGTAAACTCTTCTGCAAACTAGAGACTAATATCTGTATAAAACTCTGACACTGGAGGGAGAGATTTCTATGATATAATAAATGATTAACTTAAAGTTCTGCTACAAGTAGAACAATACATTCaaacatacattttttttctttccaggacttttaatcaaaataaatagAGTACAAAAATGAAGAGTAAGTTTTGAAAAGATTAATTTCAGATTGCACCATCGATCTACTGTGAAGAGGATTAAGTGATACTAGGTCATAATTTAGGTTTTCCACATCTGAAATACAACACAATGCCTCAAACTCTAACACAACATTATTCCTCAACTGCTGTAGGAGAAAGACCCTTAAAAGTGATTAATTAATTACTGGAAACACATCGCCTGTAGCTCTGTCACATCCACCCTCCCACCCACAAGTGCATCGTTCTGATGGCCCAAGTGGAACCACAGACTTTGCAGAATACCCTAAATCTACCGTTCTGTGGCATGTTCCAAATGCTGTTGGCAAGACCCATCCTGAAACATTGGAAATTTGTGAGTTCCAGCTTTCAAAAGCTTTGATCTAATGGAGCCAAGAGCTGCCAGGCTCCTCCTCAGGGATTCACAAGCAGATGGAACACAACAGTCAAATGTAGTGCACAGTGTCCACAAAAATATCCCCCAGCCGACCAGGACGAGTTTCAGACAAGTTCATAGCAGGCTGAACATTCCCAACAGGAAAACCATGGAATGTGAAGCTGCTACCACTGGGATAGCAAGTTTAAAACATTGTATAAACGTTATCTAAAAAGAGTTCTCTCACGTACAATTTGCTCGTTGGGGTTAAGTTAGAAGGGCACCCAAAGCAGGctgaactttttattttttaggttAATAATAGTACAAAAAACATTTGCTCAGTTTGAGCCAAATAGTGTAACATTTATCATAAATGCACTCTTTCTCCTTAAAGACAACTCCTGTGCTGTTCTGAGCACGCTGCACAGGGAATTACTTTTCTCTCAGGCACTGAGAGTGAAATGTGGATTGGGCCAAagctgctcaggacagcaggAACATTCCGGGCAGAGCCTTTCCTGGGCATCCCAGCCAAGCGCCACGTCCTGCTGGCATTGGTTTGGAttaaaaccctaaaaaaccctGGCACCCTCTACTCCAACACTTGAAATGATTATTACTGAATCCCAAGTATTAAAATAACTGTAAAGTAGTAATATCACTAAGTCAATATTCTGCTTTCCTTCTACAGTCTAGTAAATGTGGTATGCTCTAGTAGGCTCTGCAGTTCTGCTCTAAGCTCAAAGCACTTGTGCTGCTGGATTTCATGGATATCAAACTACAGCGAAACTCGATGGAACAGCCATCGCCTCCCGCTGCTCTGGTGGTGCTGGCAAAGGACTGTTCTAGCAATGCCTTCCCTCTCCAactggctgggatggggagaaagGAGGAGCGTGCACACACCCCTCCAGTGTGCACCGTAAGGCAGCTGATTGCTGTTCTCTAACAGCTCACCCTGATTGCAGAGGCCCCGGGATCACCCTCTCTACAGGAAATCTGTGTCCAGCATTTGGAAAGGAACTGCCGAGCCAGCCTCGccggcagccagcagcaggagcgggAACGCACGGAGCGAGGGGTTCCCAGCTAGGATTTCACTGAACTACCCATAAATACCCCAGAGAGCTCTGTACAGACAGCTGAGCGGGGCCAGCTCTGCCCTACTTGATGACGAAGTACTGGATGACCACGGCGAAGAGGATGGCGACCACGGCGAAGCCGCAGAGCAGCGCGATGGCGATGGCGCGCTCCTCGCGCAGCCGCTTCCCGCTCTGCGCCAGCTCCGCGCccgccggggcggcggcggggcccggctcCCGGCGCTGGCAGCAGAACACGGTGCTGGGGCTGTAGGGGCCGCAGAGCTCCGGGCAGCCCGGCAGGTCGTGGCACTGGCGGCAGGCGCAGACGCGCACGCGGTACTCACAGTTCGTCTGTGCGACTGGCAGCCGGAAGCACGGCTCGGGGCCCTTGTACACCTGGCAGGAGACAGGAGCTGCTTCAGGCAGGAGCAGCGCACTCAGCACCAGCACCTGGAActgcctgtcctgctccagGGGTGTGGGcggtgctgggcacagcctggagttgccctcctctccccagctttGTAAAACCACAGCTTAAATCTCTGGACAATTCAGAATTCATTGAAGTTTCCTGCTACACCCCCACACTAAggcctcacctgggctgggaggctcagaaaggagaaaaaaccatcctgctttttcttccctaaaGCTCCTCCATCAAAATGGACTCTCTGATTAACAGAGGCAGTGGTACCACAGACCATGAGGATTAAGAATCAAGAGCCAAAGGAACTGTTGGGAGAACAGGATAAACCAGTGTACACCCACTTCAcactttctgaaatgaaaagccTGCCATCTTCCCCGAACAGAATTTCAACCTTCAAATAATGGAATCACAGcgtggtttgggttggaagagaccttaaagccaATCTcattccaccctctgccatgtgcaaggacaccttccacaagaAATATGCACACCTTTCTTTGGTAATaacttttcccaggaaaaactCCTCACATTCCTGAAGCTGTATAAAAGGTACCTGATCAAActctctgccagcagcaagCTGAAGGATGTAAACAATGGAATCTCCTTTCATCGGCTGTAGAAGCTCCCATGTGATTTCAAAAGTGTTTTCTTCCAGCTGAATCACTTTGGGTGCTGCAAAATAGAGTGATTTGTTGGTGCTTTAGAAAAAGAACAATGGTCTCTACAGATGTACAGCTGTCATGATTAGAGGCAATTTATTCCAATAATATAAagcatttgtttctttctttttcttttatttgatgACATGAGCTTAAAAAATGATCATTGCTATGTGTAGGTTATACCTGTTGGTCTTTTTGAGCTGCCAGGGTGAGCCCATGTTTGTAAAGAGAAACTTTCAAGTCACTACAGAACCCAGCATTTCTGCCTGCGTGCAGAGCTGAAATTATGTTCTAACCATGGTCCAGTCAATCAATTTTGCTTCAGGCACTCAGCACTCTGACCTTAACAGTGACTTTAATGATGACCTTTAATGTCCATGTTAAAAAGTGAAGATCAGAGGAATTAGCTGTGCCCTCATTTGCCTACACACTGCTTTGATGGATAACCCTGCCAAATGCCTTTCCAGCTGAGCAAAGATAGGAATGCTCAGTTCAggggtgaggagctgcagtgcaggaggtGATGACAACAAAAGAGCCCTTTTCACACCCAGACAAAGCCCATCAGAGAGAGTTTGTGTCTCTGTCCTCGCAAAGGCTGGCTGAGGGTCAGCTTGTAGGATCCAATCCTGCCCAGCAGTGGcttgcagccagggcagtgccagctcaccTTTGAGAGGTGCAGGTGGAGACTTGGTGGTGGTGAAAGCACAGACCTCCGAGAAGGCTCCTTCCCCAGCGTCGTTGTACGCCTGGATGCGGAAATGGTACGTGGTGGATTCACTGAGCCTCTGCACCTTGTAGGTGTGACAGGGACCATTATAGACTGTCACAAACCTGGGGGACACAGAACACACACAGAGTTACCCAGCTATCACAAATGTTTAGAGCAGTATCAGACCTGAAACACTGGGATATGAGTTAAAGACAAAGAAGCGATGCTGCCTTCTGGGTATCTCAGCTTTCTTCTGActgaggctgcagagcccaACTCCTCTGAATCAAGAGAAAAACCCCTgaatattcaaaataaattgaaattacCTGTTAAAGAACAGCTGGCCAACCCCTGTTTCTTATATGCAGGGCCAACTTTGTTTTTGAATGTCCAAAAATAACCCTGCCAGCACAGGATGGTGGTAAGGTATTTATTCTTTAAGACAGTATTTACTGTTTACAGGCAGCAGAAATGCAAGTTGTTGACAGCATTTCTGGTTGAAAGATGGGATGCAAAACTGCAAAGGGCAAACTCTGGGATGCTCAAATGACTCAGTGGTGCCAAGAGAAGGGTGAATAACATAAAACACCTTAAAAACTTGACATGAAGTGGTAAACCACAAGATTCTTAATGGTCTCACCTGCCAAACCTGTCCTCCATCTGCAGGTTGAACTGAGTAGGGTTGGGAATTAAAGCTCTGCTGGGCCCTTCTCCCCATTTCAGTTTAAGGCTCTGGTAGCTGAAGACAACACATTCCAGGTGGGGAGGGTCAGGAGGtagtggtttggttttggctttCATGGAATGACTGAAAGGACCGACTCCAAAGCTGTTGATGGCCTGCACCCTGATCCTGGGGATGGGAAAGAGCAGCCACATGGTCACAAAAAGTGCTGGGTAACAAAGCAAGAGTTAAAAGGTGTAGAGAGTGTTAACTCCAAACAGTAAAGCAATTAAGATGCAGTCAGAAATTAAATCTGAACTCAGCTTCAACCAAGACTGAGGTCACAGGAtcccccctgctctgctcttacCTGTCTATCCATCTTCTcaccacacagctcagccccacaatGTAAAATTCTAAACCCAGAAACCTTAAAGTCTTGTCTTTGAGACAGAATGTGAACTTTAACACCAACCACGATCTCACTCCTGTCAATATCATGGCTGGACTCTGGATATGACAATTTTACGAGTTTTTTTAGAGCCGCAGGATGAATTAGGCAAATAGTCTGCAAGATGCAGGAAATATTGCTCTAAAAATTTAAAGCACTACCCTCAAAGGACTTTTAAATCCTACAAATGTGATTTGTAGACTAATTCTTCTTAACTTGTATAATAATTCTTACCTGTACAGGGTGTCAGGCAGCAGATTCTCAAGGACATGGGTCGTGTTTCTCCCCACAGTGACCAGCTGTTTCTCCCCATACTCGATGTTGTAGCCTGTGATCTCTGCCCCGTGGCAGCAGGGCTCTTCCCACTGGATTGCAAGGCACGTggagaaaggaggggaaatTTCCACCTGATCCTCTTCAAGTAAGTGGAGCACGGCCACGGCTGCGGGCACTGATGGGGGCGTGGTCACCACACCCGTGTCCCCAAACAGCCCCGCCCCAGCCACGTTCACAGCCTGGAAGACACCACACAGGAGTTACCAAATCCCTGTTTTCCAAGCAGGCAGTCACAGCTCTAACAGCCTTCTGTGTGTTCTTAAAAGCAACGTGGAAGAGAGTGGAAAATCTCCTGAATAATTTGTCAACAGGGCAAAGCATCTGTAAAGCTGGTATTTCACAGCACACTGGATCTAAACTCTTTCAGATTCAGGGAATGAGGAGGGACTGGGGGACAAGGGAAGTGTTTTTCCCAATTACCTTCTCTATTGCATGAGCGGGTGACAGCACATGACTTTATTCCTCTCTAGCTGGAGTTTGTCCCCAGACTGCAAGTGCCCAGTGGCACCAAAAGGCTCTTCCTACCTGGACTCTGCAGTAATAGGTGGTTGCAGGTGTGAGCCCCTTGACCTCATAGCTCTGGCAGGggccagtgtagatgatgtgCATGGACCCCTCCACCTGGCCCCAGTCCAGCCTGTACTCGGTGATTTCTGCTCCGTTGCACGCTGGGCTCTGCGGGGTGAGGGAGAAATTCTGCTCAGCTCTTGCACTTAcacacccccagcacccagggggCAGCTCTGTCACACTGAGACAATGGGTGAGAGTCACAGAAaaggttggaaaacacctccaagatcatcaaacCCAACCTTTGGAAGCACTGGGGTTGAAACCTGAGGACTGTTCCAAGGGATCTGAAGTTAAAAGGTGACACGTGGCTGTAACACCACCAGAGTTCACACCAGAATTTTGACTGTCTCACAATCTCTTACCATTTAAAAGAATTAATTCACTCTATATCAATTACCATACCGTGAGGAGGATTAAATG
This sequence is a window from Haemorhous mexicanus isolate bHaeMex1 chromosome 14, bHaeMex1.pri, whole genome shotgun sequence. Protein-coding genes within it:
- the TAF9B gene encoding transcription initiation factor TFIID subunit 9B encodes the protein MEAAKMASPKSAPKDAQVMAQILKDMGITEYEPRVINQMLEFAYRYVTTILEDAKIYSSHAKKSSVDADDVRLAIQCRTDQSFTSPPPRDFLLDIARQKNQTPLPLIKPYSGPRLPPDRYCLTAPNYRLKSLQKKVSSTAGRITVPRLSVGAVSSRPSTPTLGTPSAQTVSVSAKVGAPVSLAGQRFTVQIPSSQPAGKSATPTTPTVQNVLINPSLIGPKNILITTNMVPPGAADPNPLKRKHEDDDDYDAL